A window of the Listeria swaminathanii genome harbors these coding sequences:
- a CDS encoding cobalt-precorrin-7 (C(5))-methyltransferase: MITVVGIGPGDTKLLINEAKVTISKADTVYGSTRQLQEIAELTTATPMLLPKKLADLKNIPHQNQNVVILASGDPLLYGIGNWAMANFAKDVRIIPGISAIQMMFHQIKLPMNDCFITSSHGKTPNFDFLLQHEKVAMVTDTIIGPYEIAAEILKRNLQKIIFIGENLSSKEERIHKLKPEDVAKKYDMNVVVIIDEG; the protein is encoded by the coding sequence ATGATTACGGTAGTCGGAATTGGTCCAGGCGATACAAAACTATTAATCAATGAAGCAAAAGTGACGATAAGCAAGGCGGATACGGTATATGGCTCAACCAGACAATTACAAGAAATTGCCGAATTAACGACTGCAACACCCATGCTTTTACCAAAAAAACTAGCAGATTTAAAAAACATTCCTCATCAAAATCAAAATGTAGTGATTTTGGCATCGGGTGATCCGCTCCTTTACGGAATTGGCAACTGGGCGATGGCGAATTTTGCGAAAGATGTTCGAATTATTCCAGGTATTAGCGCCATCCAAATGATGTTTCACCAAATTAAATTACCAATGAATGATTGTTTTATTACGAGCAGCCATGGTAAAACGCCAAACTTTGATTTTTTATTGCAACATGAAAAAGTCGCAATGGTGACCGATACGATTATTGGACCATACGAAATTGCTGCTGAAATCTTAAAGCGAAACCTCCAAAAAATCATTTTTATAGGTGAAAATTTAAGCTCCAAAGAAGAACGAATCCACAAATTAAAGCCCGAAGATGTGGCAAAAAAATACGATATGAATGTAGTGGTGATTATAGATGAAGGATGA
- a CDS encoding ECF transporter S component yields MKIQKLVLCAMLIAMCVIGANIKLMGSVAFDAAPAFIGTLLLGPMYGAVLGIFGHLTSALLAGFPLTLPIHLIVAGMMGVTMIAYGFTRQKLAEKNPLVAISVSSVVAFVFNCPLSLLALYPLMHQAVFVLFPVLAVGTICNILVAEIVYQVLPERWKRRIAGY; encoded by the coding sequence TTGAAGATTCAAAAATTAGTCTTATGTGCGATGTTGATTGCGATGTGTGTAATTGGCGCGAACATAAAATTAATGGGTTCTGTTGCATTTGACGCAGCTCCAGCTTTTATTGGAACTTTGCTGCTTGGTCCGATGTACGGCGCAGTGCTTGGGATTTTCGGTCATTTAACATCAGCATTACTGGCGGGTTTTCCGCTCACACTACCGATTCATTTGATTGTCGCTGGAATGATGGGCGTAACAATGATAGCTTACGGGTTTACACGCCAAAAACTGGCAGAAAAAAATCCACTAGTAGCTATTAGTGTATCGAGTGTTGTCGCTTTTGTTTTTAATTGCCCATTATCATTACTTGCACTTTATCCATTAATGCATCAAGCGGTGTTTGTTTTATTCCCAGTTCTTGCAGTGGGAACGATTTGCAACATTTTAGTCGCAGAAATCGTTTACCAAGTATTACCAGAACGCTGGAAAAGACGAATTGCCGGGTACTAA
- the cbiB gene encoding adenosylcobinamide-phosphate synthase CbiB, with translation MTLLFYTASFLLDCLLGDPYSWPHPIKAIGNWIQFLTNVLRKLFHAKALYFAGGLLFVLTVGMTGFVSWLILYLSAKIAFWLYAAVFIYLAYTTLAMTCLAKEARKIERTLADGDLAAARVQVGMIVGRDTDKLSAEQISKATIETVAENTADGVIAPLFYLFIGGPVLALMYKAVNTLDSMVGYKNEKYRAIGFVSAKMDDIANFIPARLSWLFLVIASFILRYDGRAAWVIGLRDRKNHTSPNCAYPEGAVAGALGITLGGTHEYFGETVVKPTIGSGTKPVTQTEISQTIHLLYAASTIAFIVFASIYLILF, from the coding sequence ATGACATTACTATTTTATACGGCATCCTTTCTTTTAGATTGCTTGCTAGGTGACCCATACAGCTGGCCGCATCCAATCAAAGCAATCGGAAATTGGATTCAATTTTTAACGAACGTTTTACGGAAACTTTTTCATGCGAAGGCATTATATTTTGCTGGTGGATTATTATTCGTTCTAACGGTTGGTATGACAGGCTTTGTTTCATGGTTAATTCTTTACCTTAGTGCAAAAATTGCTTTCTGGCTTTACGCAGCTGTTTTCATATACTTGGCTTATACAACACTTGCGATGACTTGTCTTGCAAAAGAAGCGCGGAAAATAGAGCGGACACTAGCTGACGGGGATTTGGCGGCGGCTAGAGTGCAAGTTGGGATGATTGTTGGGCGCGACACAGATAAGCTATCGGCAGAACAAATTAGCAAAGCAACGATTGAAACTGTAGCCGAAAACACGGCAGACGGTGTAATTGCACCACTTTTTTACTTGTTCATCGGCGGACCAGTGCTTGCTTTAATGTATAAGGCGGTCAATACGCTGGATTCAATGGTCGGTTATAAAAATGAAAAATATCGCGCGATTGGTTTTGTTTCCGCGAAAATGGATGATATTGCCAATTTTATTCCAGCAAGACTATCTTGGTTATTCCTCGTTATTGCGAGTTTTATTTTAAGGTATGATGGGCGCGCAGCTTGGGTGATAGGACTTCGGGACCGGAAAAATCATACGAGTCCCAACTGTGCTTATCCAGAAGGTGCGGTTGCGGGGGCACTTGGTATCACGCTTGGTGGCACGCACGAATACTTTGGTGAAACAGTAGTTAAACCAACTATCGGCAGCGGCACCAAACCAGTGACACAAACAGAAATTAGCCAAACAATTCACTTATTATATGCGGCATCAACAATTGCATTTATCGTTTTTGCAAGTATATATCTAATACTATTTTAA
- a CDS encoding cobalt-precorrin-4 methyltransferase has translation MAEVHFVGAGPGDKELITLKGYQLLKEADVVIYAGSLVNPELLEYCKADCEIHNSASMNLIEIIDCMEAGVTAGKEVVRLQTGDFSIYGSIREQVEEMKKRSIPFTCTPGVSSFLGAASSFGVEYTVPEVSQSVIITRMAGRTPVPSRESLRSYAAHQTSMVIFLSVQGIRKVVSELIKGGYKPETPAAVIYKATWAEEKKVTGTLEDIAEKVTEAGITKTALIMVGDFLGEEFYYSKLYDKDFKHEYR, from the coding sequence ATGGCAGAAGTACATTTCGTCGGAGCAGGACCTGGAGATAAAGAATTAATCACACTAAAAGGATATCAACTTTTAAAAGAGGCGGATGTAGTTATTTACGCTGGATCACTCGTGAATCCGGAGTTGCTGGAATATTGTAAAGCTGACTGTGAAATCCATAATAGCGCGAGTATGAACTTAATCGAAATTATTGACTGTATGGAAGCAGGTGTAACAGCTGGGAAAGAAGTTGTTCGTTTGCAAACGGGAGACTTTTCTATTTATGGTTCCATCCGCGAACAAGTCGAGGAAATGAAAAAACGCTCAATTCCATTTACATGTACACCTGGAGTAAGTTCATTCCTTGGTGCAGCGAGTAGTTTTGGCGTCGAATATACGGTTCCAGAAGTAAGCCAAAGTGTGATTATTACGCGAATGGCTGGCCGAACTCCAGTACCATCACGCGAATCGCTTAGATCATACGCAGCGCACCAAACTTCGATGGTTATTTTCTTATCCGTTCAAGGTATTAGAAAAGTCGTTTCAGAATTAATCAAAGGTGGCTATAAACCAGAAACACCAGCTGCGGTTATTTATAAAGCGACTTGGGCAGAAGAAAAGAAAGTAACTGGTACGCTAGAAGACATCGCGGAAAAAGTGACAGAAGCAGGAATTACGAAAACCGCACTTATTATGGTCGGCGATTTCCTTGGAGAAGAATTTTATTATTCCAAGCTATATGACAAGGATTTCAAACATGAGTACAGATAA
- the cbiD gene encoding cobalt-precorrin-5B (C(1))-methyltransferase CbiD has protein sequence MEDFIYYNGKKYRKGYTTGTCAAAAAKACVEMILTQEEVSAVQVTTTGGTILEIPVAHQQFSKNKATAAVQKDGGDDIDATHGMWIFVDVELTDSAEIVLDGGVGIGRATQKGISVAVGEAAINPAPRKNILATVRESLGENRGANILVYAPEGEERAKRTMNSNLGIIGGISILGTTGIVTPMSDEGWKKSLSIELEMKRNQGIDQIILVPGNYGDDFVQNTLGFSSNNIVSMSNFVGYMLKETQRLAFKKVLMVGHFGKLVKVSAGIFTTYSKDADARAEILVANLALLGAPLPLLQEVEQCNTTEAAGELIEAAGYTQVYDVIAQKIKTRSERFLKFTKPSVEIDVVTFSTERGLLAATKDIDVLREEWR, from the coding sequence ATGGAAGATTTTATTTATTATAATGGCAAAAAATATCGCAAAGGTTATACGACTGGAACGTGTGCGGCCGCCGCGGCTAAAGCTTGTGTTGAAATGATTTTAACACAAGAAGAAGTGAGCGCGGTACAAGTAACGACGACCGGGGGAACTATCCTTGAAATTCCTGTTGCACATCAACAATTTTCCAAAAATAAAGCAACTGCCGCGGTTCAAAAAGATGGCGGGGACGATATTGATGCGACTCACGGAATGTGGATTTTTGTGGATGTGGAATTAACGGATAGCGCTGAGATTGTATTAGATGGCGGTGTTGGGATTGGACGTGCCACGCAAAAAGGAATTTCTGTTGCAGTTGGCGAAGCGGCAATTAACCCGGCACCACGGAAAAATATTTTAGCAACGGTGCGCGAATCACTTGGCGAAAATCGTGGTGCAAACATTTTAGTTTATGCTCCGGAAGGCGAAGAACGTGCGAAACGAACGATGAACAGCAACTTAGGCATCATCGGCGGGATTTCTATTCTAGGCACGACCGGAATTGTTACCCCGATGTCGGATGAAGGCTGGAAAAAATCGCTATCGATCGAACTCGAAATGAAACGTAATCAAGGGATCGACCAAATTATCCTCGTTCCCGGCAATTATGGCGATGATTTTGTCCAAAATACACTTGGTTTCTCAAGTAATAATATCGTTTCGATGAGTAATTTTGTTGGTTATATGCTAAAAGAAACGCAGCGTCTCGCTTTCAAAAAAGTACTGATGGTCGGCCATTTCGGCAAATTAGTGAAGGTTTCGGCGGGGATTTTTACGACATATAGTAAAGATGCCGATGCTCGGGCAGAAATTTTGGTTGCCAATTTGGCTTTACTCGGCGCGCCGTTACCACTTTTGCAAGAAGTGGAGCAGTGCAATACGACGGAAGCGGCGGGTGAATTAATTGAAGCAGCTGGTTACACGCAAGTTTATGACGTTATCGCACAAAAAATTAAAACGAGATCAGAGCGCTTTTTGAAATTCACGAAACCAAGCGTGGAAATTGATGTTGTCACTTTTTCGACCGAGCGCGGTTTACTTGCTGCAACGAAAGACATCGACGTACTACGGGAGGAATGGCGATGA
- a CDS encoding cobyrinate a,c-diamide synthase, translated as MNKILIAAASSGAGKTTVTLGIMHALRKRGLRVQPFKVGPDYIDTNYHQAITGVASINLDSFLIDDDAMLAALFQKHGESADISVIEGVMGLFDGLGIDRDNASTSFIAKCTKTPVILVVDGKAISTSAAAIVDGFNRFDPELKIAGVIINRVASENHFSLIKGAIERYTDVPVLGYLPKNVAVALPERHLGLVPQEEMTELETKWELLGDLIAEHVDLERLLEISKSSEDLVGESLDIALPDFSGLRVAYALDAAFHFYYQDNLELIRSTGATLIPFSPLEDKEVPKADFIYIGGGFPEVFAERLARNKSMRKSILAAHERCVPIYAECGGLMYLGSHLEMDDAQYEMVGIFSGISKMTTRLRKFGYCTATPSTDTLIGKKGSAIRGHEFHHSIFETTETPCLELSKKRDGEIVKEWLGGYQKGNTFASYLHIHFYQNPAILVQMFRSAQR; from the coding sequence ATGAACAAAATCTTAATTGCGGCTGCATCAAGTGGAGCTGGCAAAACAACAGTCACGCTTGGAATTATGCATGCACTGAGAAAAAGAGGCTTACGGGTTCAACCGTTCAAAGTAGGGCCAGATTACATTGACACCAATTATCATCAGGCGATAACAGGTGTTGCATCGATTAATTTAGATAGTTTCCTGATTGATGATGATGCTATGCTCGCTGCTCTTTTTCAAAAGCACGGGGAATCGGCGGATATTTCGGTGATTGAGGGTGTGATGGGATTATTTGATGGGCTTGGGATTGATCGTGACAATGCGAGCACGTCCTTTATTGCCAAATGCACGAAAACGCCCGTGATTTTAGTCGTGGATGGTAAAGCGATTTCGACTTCCGCGGCAGCAATTGTGGATGGTTTTAATCGTTTTGATCCGGAGCTGAAAATTGCTGGTGTGATTATTAATCGAGTTGCTTCTGAAAACCATTTTTCCTTAATTAAAGGGGCGATTGAGCGTTATACGGATGTGCCGGTACTAGGCTACTTACCGAAAAACGTGGCGGTTGCACTTCCAGAACGGCATCTTGGTTTAGTACCACAAGAAGAAATGACGGAATTAGAAACAAAATGGGAGTTACTTGGTGATTTGATTGCCGAACATGTTGATTTGGAACGATTGTTGGAAATAAGCAAGTCTAGTGAAGATTTGGTCGGAGAGTCACTTGATATCGCGCTGCCGGACTTTAGTGGACTTCGGGTTGCTTATGCGCTCGATGCAGCATTTCATTTTTATTATCAAGATAACTTAGAACTGATTCGTTCGACTGGGGCAACGCTGATTCCGTTTAGCCCACTGGAAGATAAGGAAGTTCCAAAAGCGGATTTCATCTATATTGGCGGCGGGTTTCCGGAGGTGTTTGCGGAGCGGCTCGCACGTAACAAAAGCATGAGGAAATCGATTTTGGCTGCGCATGAAAGATGCGTTCCAATTTATGCGGAGTGTGGCGGGTTGATGTATCTTGGTTCGCATTTGGAAATGGACGATGCCCAATATGAAATGGTCGGTATTTTTTCTGGGATAAGTAAGATGACGACGCGACTTCGGAAGTTTGGTTACTGTACCGCGACACCAAGCACAGACACGTTGATTGGCAAAAAAGGCTCCGCAATTCGGGGTCATGAATTCCATCATTCGATTTTTGAAACGACCGAAACACCTTGTCTAGAGCTTTCGAAAAAACGAGACGGCGAAATAGTGAAAGAATGGCTTGGCGGCTATCAAAAGGGGAATACGTTTGCGAGTTATTTGCACATTCATTTCTATCAAAATCCAGCAATCCTAGTTCAGATGTTTAGGAGTGCGCAGCGATGA
- a CDS encoding cobalt-precorrin-8 methylmutase, which translates to MNYIKNPAKIEEKSFEIIQQIIDDIRPDYTFQNKLEEAIIKRAIHTTADFDYLDSLVFQQDAIAKIIHVLQNKGTIFTDTNMALSGINKRLLDELGCQYHCYVSDPETMEIAKQHGITRSMAGIKLASLKDGPKLFVLGNAPTAVYKIIEMTESGELQADAVVAVPVGFVGAAECKEEILETDIPAIVARGRKGGSNLAAAIINAILITM; encoded by the coding sequence ATGAATTACATTAAAAATCCAGCCAAAATTGAAGAGAAAAGCTTTGAAATTATTCAACAAATTATTGATGATATTCGTCCAGACTACACGTTTCAAAACAAACTAGAGGAAGCGATTATCAAACGTGCGATACATACGACAGCGGATTTTGATTACTTGGATAGCCTTGTTTTTCAACAAGACGCGATTGCGAAAATCATTCATGTTCTTCAAAATAAAGGAACGATTTTCACCGATACTAATATGGCGCTTAGTGGTATTAATAAACGACTTTTAGATGAATTAGGTTGTCAGTATCATTGTTATGTAAGTGATCCGGAAACAATGGAAATTGCGAAACAACACGGTATTACGCGGTCAATGGCCGGAATTAAGCTTGCTTCTTTAAAAGACGGACCGAAATTGTTTGTCTTAGGAAATGCGCCGACAGCGGTGTATAAAATTATCGAAATGACGGAAAGTGGCGAGTTACAAGCGGATGCAGTTGTCGCAGTTCCTGTTGGCTTTGTCGGTGCTGCTGAATGCAAAGAAGAAATTCTTGAAACAGATATTCCAGCAATTGTGGCACGTGGTAGAAAAGGTGGTAGTAACCTTGCTGCGGCGATCATTAATGCTATCTTGATTACGATGTAA
- a CDS encoding decarboxylating cobalt-precorrin-6B (C(15))-methyltransferase, protein MKDEVFIRGKVPMTKAEVRAASIDLLGLDASCRKFLDVGAGTGSVGLQVACQFPEIKVTAIERNPDAVDLIKQNQAKFGLENVAVIEAYAPIELAENDTFDAIFIGGSGGNLTDIIDWSLAQMNPGGRLVLNFILLENALTAMNHLEKLAVSELTMKQIQVSSWHKLGAGHYFEPQNPTIIIGCKKLEE, encoded by the coding sequence ATGAAGGATGAAGTATTTATTCGCGGCAAAGTACCAATGACAAAAGCGGAAGTACGAGCGGCGAGCATTGATTTGCTCGGTTTAGATGCTAGCTGTCGAAAATTCCTAGATGTCGGAGCTGGGACGGGGAGTGTAGGCCTTCAAGTAGCTTGTCAGTTCCCAGAAATCAAGGTCACTGCAATTGAGCGAAACCCGGATGCGGTCGATTTGATCAAACAAAACCAAGCCAAGTTTGGATTAGAGAATGTGGCAGTTATAGAAGCTTATGCGCCGATTGAATTAGCAGAAAACGATACATTTGACGCCATTTTCATTGGTGGAAGTGGTGGGAATTTAACCGATATTATTGATTGGTCACTGGCACAAATGAATCCGGGCGGCCGTTTAGTTCTTAATTTTATTTTGTTAGAAAATGCGTTAACCGCAATGAACCATTTAGAAAAATTAGCCGTGAGTGAATTAACGATGAAACAAATTCAAGTTTCGAGCTGGCATAAACTTGGCGCGGGGCATTACTTTGAACCACAAAACCCAACCATCATTATTGGCTGTAAAAAATTAGAGGAGTGA